The region TATTTGGACAAAGAGGATACTAAAATACCATTTGTTATGCTTTTGAGTCCATCTATGAGATGCCCACTTCATTGTAAGGGATGTTACGCATCAAGTTTTAGTAAAAAGGATGATATTCCACCAGAGGAAGTTGATAGAATTGTTAGAGAAGCAAGAGATCTAGGAATTTATTATATTATTATTTTGGGCGGTGAGCCGTTTTTTAATGATTATCTTCTTGATATCTATGAAAAGTATGACGACATAATATTTACACCGTTCACCAGTGGACTTTTACTTAATGAAAAAATTGCTGATAGACTTAAAAAATGTGGAAATGTTATACCAATGCTTTCTATTGAAGGATTTGAAGAGGACACTGATTCACGTAGGGGAAAAGGAACTTATAAAAAAGTTTTAAAAGCTATGGATATGCTTCATGAAAGAGGTATACTATTTGGAGTATCGTCTGCAGTTACAAGAACTAATATAGATACAGTACTCAGTGATGAGTTTACAGACATGTTAATTGAAAAGGGCTCTAAAATGAGCTGGTATTTTCTGTTCATGCCTGTTAATGGTGAGTATGAAGATTTTAACATGATGCTTACGGCAAAGCAGAGAGATTATCTTGGAAGAAGATCCCGAGAAATAAGAGCTAATAAGCCGTATTTTACAATAGATTTCTTTAATGATGCGCCATATGTAGGTGGATGTATTGCAGGAAAATATTATTTCCATGTTAATTCAAAAGAGGATGTTGAGCCATGTATATTTTCTCATTTTTCCACAGTTAATTTAAAGGGCAAGCATTTGATTGATGCATTTAGAGATCCATTTTTCAAAAAACTAAGATCTATACAACCTTACAATAAAAACATGTTAAGGCCATGTATGATGATAGATAATACAAATGTTATAATAGATGTATGTAATGAAGTAGGAGCAAAACCAGATGATTCTGGAGCAGAAAAAATGCTTCACGATGATGTGTTCCATAAAAAAATAACAAAATCAGCAGAGGAATTTAAGCCCTATGCTGATAAGACATGGAAAGAATTTTTTAATGAGAAGGGTAACGATAATTTTTCTAGAGGATAAGGTTTAATTGGGTTTATCATATAAAGGTAGGTAACTTTATATGAGAAATCCTTAAAAATGATAATTAATTACTAATATTACAAAGGAAGTGTCTTTACACATGAAAAAGGGGTACCTATATATTTTGTTGTCCACCATACTATTTTCAAGTATGGAAATTGCTTTAAAACTTGTTGCAAGTATATTTAATCCAATTCAACTTACATTTTTAAGATTCTTAATTGGTGCATTAATTTTAATGCCATTTGCACTAAAGATTATGAAAAAAAAGAATCTAAAATTAAATAAAAGTGATTATAAATTTTTTCTTATTGAAGGCTTTATATGTGTTGTAATAAGTATGACATTTTTTCAATTGGGGGTTTTAAATTGTAAAGCTTCAATTGTTGCTATACTTTTTAGTTGTAATCCTATATTTGTAATTCCTTTTGCTTATTTTATGCTTGATGAAAAAGTATATAAGGCAACTATTGTTTCTTTAATTATAAGTATAATAGGAATGATTGTAATAATGAATCCTGCTAATATGACAAGCAGTGTAAGTGGAATTATATTTACATTAATATCCGCAGTAACTTTTGCACTGTATGGTGTAGTTGGTAAAAAGAGAAGTGCAAGATATGGCGGAATAGTATCAAGTTCTTTTTGTTTCCTTTTTGGAAGTCTTGAAATGTTAGTACTTATTTTAATATCAAAAATAAGTTTTGTAGCAAACGCCCTTACAGGTGCAGGCTTAAAAACTTTTGCTAATATAAGTGTGTTTCAAGGAATTAGACTAGCTACATTGCCTAACCTTATTTATATCGGTATATTTATAACTGGTCTTGGATATACATTTTACTTTTTAGCTATGGAAGAAACATCTGCGGCTACAGCATCGCTTGTATTTTATATTAAACCAGCACTTGCTCCTATTCTTGCACTAATAATATTACATGAATCTATAGCATTAAATACAATTGCAGGAATTGTTCTAATAATTGCAAGTTCATGTATAACATTTATTGCAAATAGTAGAAGAGCAAAGGCTAATGAAGAAAATGAGGAAGAGGAAGCTGTTTAAGGTTTTTAATTCTTGTGAAGTAATAGTATTTAAGAGGTTAAATGCTATTACTTTATTTTTTTATGGAATGTATTGAGTTTATCTAATAAAGTGATATAATTTAATTATACTAGTATACAAGGACAACAGCGTGCAATAAAAAACAAAATTTATATATAATTTTGAAGTGGAGAAATAGAAGCAATTGGGAGAAAATGAAAACGTTATTTTAAAATTCTTTAGAAAGAAGGGGTAAGAAAAGTTTTTTATGAATATAGTATTTATATAGTTTAATAAAAATAATGATATTATTACTTCGGATTAGACTAGTAGATATGAAACTGTTTTAATGATAATATTAATATTATAGGAATAAATTTTTAAGCAGTAAATTTAGCTTTTATTAAAAAGTATTTTATATGATGAAATATAAAATGTAAGTGTAGGAGTGTTATGAATATTAAAGATTTATTAGAAGAGAATCCGGTTATAGCAGCTGTGAAAAATGAAAAGCAATTAGAATTAGCACTAAATTCTGAGATTAAGATTATATTTGTTTTGTTTGGTGATATAATGAATGTTCAGAAAATAAGTGACGTTATAGCATCAAAAAACAAGATAGGAATAATTCATATTGATTTAGTTGAGGGATTAATGACTAATAAAGAAGTTGTTTTAAGGTATATTAAAGAAAAAACAAAATTTAGGGGAATAATCAGTACGAAGTCGCAAGTTTTAAAATACGCTAAAAGGTATAATCTGATATGCGTTCAGAGAGTATTTATATTTGATACTCTTTCACTGAATAATGTTAAAAATCATATTATTTCCGAATGTGATGCAGTTGAAGTGCTTCCAGGAATAATTCCAAAGGTATTTAAAATAATCGCAAAATGTTCTAATAAGCCAGTGGTTGCTGGTGGACTAATTGAGACTAAAGAAGAAGTAATGCAAGCTTTAAGTTCAGGAGCAGCATGTGTATCTACAACTAAAAAAGAAATTTGGAGTATGTAAAGTAAACTTAGGGCAATCGTTTAACTATAGAATTTAGATGATGGAAGGTGTGTTATATGAAAAAATACATAATTGCATTAGATCAGGGTACTACAAGTTCAAGAGCAATAATATTTGATAATGAACAAAATATTTTGGGGATTAGTCAAAAAGAATTTACGCAAATTTATCCTAATGAAGGATGGGTTGAACACGATCCATTAGAAATATGGGCAAGTCAATATGGTGTTTTGCAGGAAGTAATGGCAAAAACAAATATAACTCAGGAAGATGTAGCTGCAATAGGAATTACAAATCAACGTGAAACAACAATTGTATGGGATAAGAATACTGGAGAGCCTATATACAATGCTATTGTATGGCAGTGCAGAAGAACAGCAGCTATAGTTGACGAACTTAAGCATGATGAGGAATTTGCCAGTTATGTAAAAGAGAATACAGGCTTATTATTAGATGCATATTTTTCGGCTACTAAAATAAAATGGATATTAGATAATGTAGAAGGTGTAAGGCAGAAAGCAGAAAATGGAGAGCTACTTTTTGGTACAGTTGATACCTGGCTTGTGTGGAAACTTACAAATGGTAGAGCACATGTAACCGACTACACAAATGCATCTAGAACAATGCTTTATAATATAAAAGAATTAAAATGGGATGAGAAAATTTTAAAGAAGCTTAATATTCCTGAATCAATGCTTCCGGAGGTTAAAAATTCATCTGAAATATACGGATATACTAATCTTGGAGGTACAGGTGGTATTAGAGTGCCAATAGCAGGTGTGGCTGGTGACCAGCAGTGTGCTTTATTTGGCCAAACTTGCTTTGAGGCAGGCAGTGTTAAAAATACTTACGGAACAGGATGCTTCTTACTTATGAATACAGGGGAAAAAATGATTCAAAGTAAAAATGGGTTAGTAACTACTATTGCAATTGGATTAAATGGTAAGGTACAGTATGCTCTCGAAGGATCAGTATTTGTAGGTGGAGCTGTAATTCAATGGATTAGGGATGAACTTAAATTAGTTAATGATGCTGCGGATACAGAATATTTTGCTAAAAAAGTAGAAGATAACGGTGGCGTGTATGTTGTTCCGGCATTTACTGGACTTGGTGCACCTTATTGGGATATGTATGCTAGGGGTGCTATTCTTGGTTTGACAAGAGGTGCTAACAGAAACCATATAATTAGAGCTGCTCTAGAGTCTATTGCATATCAGTCAAGAGATCTTATAGATGCTATGCAGGAGGATTCGGGCTGTAAACTTACAAGAATTAAAGTTGATGGTGGGGCAAGTACTAATAATTTATTACTTCAATTTCAGGCGGATATAACGGGAGCAGAGGTTGTAAGACCTATAATAACTGAAACAACAGCACTTGGTGCAGCGTACCTTGCAGGACTTGCTGTAGGTTTCTGGAAGTCAAAAGAAGAAATTGCGGAAAAATGGGCTGTGAGTCAGGTGTATACTCCAAATCTAGATGAGGATAAGAAAGAAAAATTGTATAGAGGATGGAAAAAGGCAGTTAAGAGAGTTCAGAATTGGGAAGAAGAATAAATACTATACAAATAAGTTATTAAAGTATATAATGTAATTACAAGTTAATATAAATTGCTTAGAGAATTTAGAGTCAGGCAAAAAAATGAGTGAAGTTTTCACTTGTTTTTGGTCTGGCTTTTTTTATTTAGCATAATAAGGAGGGTGTAATATGTACGATGTTGCGATAATTGGGGCAGGTGTTATAGGTTGCTCTATATTTAGAGAACTAACTAAGTATAAATTAAAAGTGGTTATTTTAGAAAAAGAGAAAGATGTTTCAATGGGGACTAGTAAGGCAAATTCGGCAATAGTTCACGCGGGTTATGATCCTGAAGAAGGAACATTAATGGCAAAATATAATGTAAAAGGTAACGAAATGTTTGAAGGTTTATGCAAAGAATTGAGTGTACCATTTAAGAGAAATGGATCATTAGTTTTAGCTTTTAATGAAGAGGATATTAAGACAATAAAGCATTTATATGAAAATGGGACAAAAATAGGTGTAAAGAATTTAAAAGTTTTAACTAAGGATGAAGTACTTAAAATGGAACCAAATCTCAGCGAAAAAGTACAGGGAGCATTATATGCACCTACTGGGGGAATAGTAGGACCTTTTGAATACACAATTGCACTAGCGGAGAATGCTGCTCAAAATGGTGGAGAAATTAAATTAAAAAAAGAAGTAGTTTCAATAGAAAAAAATGACACTTTTAAAATTACAGCTAAAGATGGAGAAATTATAGAAGCAAAATTTATAATAAATGCGGCAGGACTTTATGCGGATAAGATTCATAATTTAATTTGCAGTGAAAGCTTTAAGATAACTCCAAGAAGCGGTGAATATTTTGTAATGGACAAAAGCCAGGGAAGTGTAGTAAGTCATACAATATTTCAATGTCCATCAAAGTTAGGAAAAGGAGTTTTAGTAACACCAACTGTTCATGGAAATCTATTAATTGGCCCTGATGCTAGGGATATAGATGATAAGGAAGATATGGGAACTGAAGCAGAGGGACTAGCAGCTATAAGAGAGGCTTCTAAACTTTCAACTGAAAAGGTTAATTTTAGAGAATCTATAAGAAATTTTGCTGGACTTAGAGCAAATCCTGATACAGATGATTTTATAGTAGAGGAAAATAATGAGGTTAAAGGCTTTATTGATGCAGCAGGAATGAAATCGCCAGGGTTATCTTCGGCACCAGCTATTGCTTTAGATGTGGTAAATATATTAGAAAAGGCAGGATGTAAGCTGGATAAAAAAGAAAATTTTGAAGCTAAAAGAGAACAGATTTATTTTAAAGATTTGTCTCCTAAGGAAAAATCAAAATTGATAAAGAAAAATCCTAAGTATGGCAGAATAATATGCAGATGTGAAAGTATAACGGAGGGTGAAATTGTAGATGCAATAAGGAGAAGCTTTGGAGTACTTTCAATAGATGGTATTAAAAGAAGATGCAGACCAGGAATGGGAAGATGTCAGGGTGGATTCTGTGGACCAAGAGTTCAGGAAATAATTGCAAGAGAATATAATATTCCACTAGAAAATGTTGATTTAGAAAAAGATGGTTCTTACATTTTAGTGGGAAAAACTAAGTAGAAGGCGGTGGATAGTTATGAATTATCAATTGATAGTAGTTGGAGG is a window of Clostridium pasteurianum DNA encoding:
- a CDS encoding glycerol-3-phosphate responsive antiterminator; the protein is MNIKDLLEENPVIAAVKNEKQLELALNSEIKIIFVLFGDIMNVQKISDVIASKNKIGIIHIDLVEGLMTNKEVVLRYIKEKTKFRGIISTKSQVLKYAKRYNLICVQRVFIFDTLSLNNVKNHIISECDAVEVLPGIIPKVFKIIAKCSNKPVVAGGLIETKEEVMQALSSGAACVSTTKKEIWSM
- a CDS encoding radical SAM protein, with product MEIKDTLEKAAKEAIINKVVGYLDKDPEKNVNKIFAAIKKLTKDESALSQIEFVENYYNNDKYKHEFIQDILKNTDTKCLKKFFTNFFANANWYAGPRRQKYLDKEDTKIPFVMLLSPSMRCPLHCKGCYASSFSKKDDIPPEEVDRIVREARDLGIYYIIILGGEPFFNDYLLDIYEKYDDIIFTPFTSGLLLNEKIADRLKKCGNVIPMLSIEGFEEDTDSRRGKGTYKKVLKAMDMLHERGILFGVSSAVTRTNIDTVLSDEFTDMLIEKGSKMSWYFLFMPVNGEYEDFNMMLTAKQRDYLGRRSREIRANKPYFTIDFFNDAPYVGGCIAGKYYFHVNSKEDVEPCIFSHFSTVNLKGKHLIDAFRDPFFKKLRSIQPYNKNMLRPCMMIDNTNVIIDVCNEVGAKPDDSGAEKMLHDDVFHKKITKSAEEFKPYADKTWKEFFNEKGNDNFSRG
- the glpK gene encoding glycerol kinase GlpK; amino-acid sequence: MKKYIIALDQGTTSSRAIIFDNEQNILGISQKEFTQIYPNEGWVEHDPLEIWASQYGVLQEVMAKTNITQEDVAAIGITNQRETTIVWDKNTGEPIYNAIVWQCRRTAAIVDELKHDEEFASYVKENTGLLLDAYFSATKIKWILDNVEGVRQKAENGELLFGTVDTWLVWKLTNGRAHVTDYTNASRTMLYNIKELKWDEKILKKLNIPESMLPEVKNSSEIYGYTNLGGTGGIRVPIAGVAGDQQCALFGQTCFEAGSVKNTYGTGCFLLMNTGEKMIQSKNGLVTTIAIGLNGKVQYALEGSVFVGGAVIQWIRDELKLVNDAADTEYFAKKVEDNGGVYVVPAFTGLGAPYWDMYARGAILGLTRGANRNHIIRAALESIAYQSRDLIDAMQEDSGCKLTRIKVDGGASTNNLLLQFQADITGAEVVRPIITETTALGAAYLAGLAVGFWKSKEEIAEKWAVSQVYTPNLDEDKKEKLYRGWKKAVKRVQNWEEE
- a CDS encoding DMT family transporter, translated to MKKGYLYILLSTILFSSMEIALKLVASIFNPIQLTFLRFLIGALILMPFALKIMKKKNLKLNKSDYKFFLIEGFICVVISMTFFQLGVLNCKASIVAILFSCNPIFVIPFAYFMLDEKVYKATIVSLIISIIGMIVIMNPANMTSSVSGIIFTLISAVTFALYGVVGKKRSARYGGIVSSSFCFLFGSLEMLVLILISKISFVANALTGAGLKTFANISVFQGIRLATLPNLIYIGIFITGLGYTFYFLAMEETSAATASLVFYIKPALAPILALIILHESIALNTIAGIVLIIASSCITFIANSRRAKANEENEEEEAV
- a CDS encoding NAD(P)/FAD-dependent oxidoreductase, giving the protein MYDVAIIGAGVIGCSIFRELTKYKLKVVILEKEKDVSMGTSKANSAIVHAGYDPEEGTLMAKYNVKGNEMFEGLCKELSVPFKRNGSLVLAFNEEDIKTIKHLYENGTKIGVKNLKVLTKDEVLKMEPNLSEKVQGALYAPTGGIVGPFEYTIALAENAAQNGGEIKLKKEVVSIEKNDTFKITAKDGEIIEAKFIINAAGLYADKIHNLICSESFKITPRSGEYFVMDKSQGSVVSHTIFQCPSKLGKGVLVTPTVHGNLLIGPDARDIDDKEDMGTEAEGLAAIREASKLSTEKVNFRESIRNFAGLRANPDTDDFIVEENNEVKGFIDAAGMKSPGLSSAPAIALDVVNILEKAGCKLDKKENFEAKREQIYFKDLSPKEKSKLIKKNPKYGRIICRCESITEGEIVDAIRRSFGVLSIDGIKRRCRPGMGRCQGGFCGPRVQEIIAREYNIPLENVDLEKDGSYILVGKTK